In Ascaphus truei isolate aAscTru1 chromosome 7, aAscTru1.hap1, whole genome shotgun sequence, one genomic interval encodes:
- the PLCD4 gene encoding LOW QUALITY PROTEIN: 1-phosphatidylinositol 4,5-bisphosphate phosphodiesterase delta-4 (The sequence of the model RefSeq protein was modified relative to this genomic sequence to represent the inferred CDS: inserted 2 bases in 1 codon): MTYLCCAPQFIRASLQLDENLELMQAGSLMRKVKSRSWKKQRYFKLQEDCMTVWYKSKKTGNTKSTFSISDIETVREGHQSEILQSIADEFQPDLCFTIVFHGRRGNLDLVANTPEEAQSWIQGLHKLIETVTNMDQKEIMDQWICDWFQKADKNKDGRMNFKEVQDLLKMMNVDMNEQHAYRLFQMADKSESGTLEGEEFVLFYKALTQRDDVLKIFQDFSKDGKKLALLEFVDFLRQEQLEEDNTEEFAMNLIARYEPSETAKKLHALSIDGFLMYLCSPEGSVFNFAHEQLYQDMTRPLTHYFISSSHNTYLMEDQLRGQSSIEGYIRALKRGCRCVEVDSWDGPNGEPIVYHGHTFTSKILFKDVISAINKYAFRVSEYPVILSLENHCGVEQQDVMAQHLKSILGEKLLTGTLDGRIPAQLPSPKELRGRILLKGKKIGGLEDCLGEHPEDSNMGEVSEEENSAETEEENLRNEDKRRSKKSKERLSQELSDCIIYCKSVPFESFKHSRTHYRLYEMSSFTEYKARKLVKEPGNEFVRHNGWQLTRVYPTGLRTDSSNYNPQDMWNVGCQMVALNFQTAGVEMDLNDGLFRQNAHCGYVLKPVFMRHVETNFNPDQAQDTDGYSPVNLSVQVISAQQLPKVENSKEGSIVDPLVRVEIFGVPVDQAKQETKYIDNNGFNPMWYETLQFQVHVPELALVRFXMEDYDKTSRNDFVGQYTLPFKSIKSGYRHIHLLSKDGTKIPPASLFIYIRITEAALPVQDT, from the exons ATGACCTACCTGTGCTGTGCTC CTCAGTTTATCAGGGCAAGTCTCCAGCTGGATGAGAACCTGGAGCTAATGCAGGCTGGTTCACTGATGAGAAAAGTGAAATCCCGTAGCTGGAAGAAACAGAGATACTTCAAGCTGCAAGAGGACTGTATGACTGTCTGGTACAAGTCCAAGAAGACGGGAAACACCAAGTCCACCT TTTCCATCAGTGACATTGAGACTGTACGGGAGGGGCATCAGTCCGAGATCTTGCAGAGCATCGCAGATGAGTTTCAGCCCGACCTCTGCTTTACCATTGTCTTCCACGGCCGCAGAGGGAACCTCGACCTGGTAGCCAATACCCCAGAGGAGGCCCAATCCTGGATCCAGGGCCTACACAAGCTAATAGAGACTGTGACCAACATGGACCAGAAGGAGATTATGGACCA GTGGATCTGTGACTGGTTCCAAAAGGCTGACAAGAATAAGGATGGGAGGATGAACTTTAAGGAGGTTCAGGACCTGCTGAAAATGATGAATGTGGATATGAATGAGCAGCACGCTTACCGCCTTTTTCAG ATGGCAGATAAATCAGAGTCAGGCACACTGGAGGGGGAGGAGTTTGTGCTGTTTTATAAAGCCCTGACGCAGCGCGACGACGTGCTTAAGATATTCCAAGACTTCTCCAAGGATGGCAAGAAGCTCGCTCTGCTGGAGTTCGTGGATTTCCTGCGGCAGGAGCAGTTGGAGGAGGACAACACAGAGGAGTTTGCTATGAACCTTATCGCTCGATATGAACCGTCAGAAACAG CGAAGAAGCTTCATGCCCTGAGCATTGACGGTTTCCTGATGTACTTGTGTTCTCCGGAGGGATCTGTCTTTAATTTTGCCCATGAACAGCTTTACCAAGACATGACACGGCCACTGACCCACTACTTCATATCGTCCTCCCACAACACGTACCTGATGGAGGACCAGCTGCGGGGGCAGAGCAGCATTGAGGGATACATCAG AGCTCTGAAACGAGGCTGCCGGTGTGTGGAGGTGGACAGCTGGGATGGACCCAATGGAGAACCAATTGTATATCACGGACACACATTCACCTCTAAAATCCTCTTCAAAGATGTTATTTCAGCCATCAACAAGTATGCATTCAGG GTTTCAGAGTACCCAGTTATCCTGTCCCTGGAGAATCACTGCGGTGTGGAGCAGCAGGATGtcatggctcagcacctcaaaagCATTCTGGGGGAGAAACTTCTCACCGGCACCCTGGATGGACGGATCCCGGCCCAGCTGCCCTCTCCTAAG GAGCTCCGCGGGAGAATTCTCCTGAAAGGGAAGAAGATTGGGGGTCTGGAGGACTGTTTGGGTGAGCACCCTGAAGACTCAAACATGGGGGAGGTGTCTGAGGAGGAGAATAGTGCTGAGACTGAGGAGGAGAACCTCAGGAATGAGGATAAAAGGAGATCAAAG AAGTCCAAAGAACGCCTCTCCCAGGAGCTGTCCGACTGCATCATTTACTGTAAAAGTGTTCCCTTTGAGAGCTTCAAGCATTCCAGGACTCACTACAGACTCTATGAGATGTCTTCTTTCACAGAGTACAAGGCCAGGAAACTGGTGAAAGAGCCCG GTAATGAGTTTGTTCGTCACAACGGCTGGCAACTGACCAGAGTTTACCCCACCGGGCTGAGGACAGATTCTTCCAACTACAACCCGCAAGATATGTGGAATGTTGGATGCCAAATGG tggCCCTGAACTTCCAGACAGCTGGCGTAGAGATGGATCTAAATGATGGACTCTTCCGGCAGAATGCTCATTGTGGCTACGTTCTGAAGCCCGTATTCATGAGACATGTGGAGACCAACTTTAATCCTGACCAAGCCCAGGACACGGATGGTTATTCCCCAGTCAACCTCTCAGTACAG GTCATTAGCGCTCAACAGTTGCCTAAAGTTGAAAACAGTAAAGAGGGCTCAATTGTGGATCCGCTGGTACGAGTGGAGATCTTTGGGGTTCCCGTGGACCAAGCAAAGCAGGAGACTAAATATATTGACAATAATG GATTTAACCCTATGTGGTATGAGACGCTGCAGTTCCAAGTCCATGTCCCGGAATTGGCGCTTGTAAGGTT GATGGAAGATTACGATAAGACCTCAAGGAATGACTTCGTGGGACAGTACACCCTCCCCTTCAAGAGCATTAAATCTG GTTATCGCCACATTCACCTCCTTTCTAAGGATGGCACCAAGATCCCTCCAGCATCCCTGTTTATTTACATACGCATCACAGAGGCAGCTCTTCCTGTTCAGGATACGTAG